From one Triticum urartu cultivar G1812 chromosome 3, Tu2.1, whole genome shotgun sequence genomic stretch:
- the LOC125547869 gene encoding premnaspirodiene oxygenase-like: MDVLYVQALVMAAVAVALLQLLKVALNPMRERAPPGPWKLPVIGSMHHLMNVLPHRKLRDLADAHGPLMMLQLGQTPLVVASSKETARLVLKTHDSNFATRPKLLAGEIVGYEWADILFSPSGDYWRKLRHLCTTEILSPKRVRSFRHIREDEVRMRVDQIRQAGPSAPVNLSVMFHNVTNSIVARAAFGKKRKNAAEFQAAIKSGVGLASGFNIPDLFPTWTTVLAKLTGMKRSLQSIHKTVDAILQEIIDERKAARIERIKAGAENVDENLVDVLIGLQEKGGFGFHLDNSRMKAIILDMFGGGTGTSASAMEWGMSELMRNPRVMKKLQGQIREAFKGKAVVTEADLQESNLQYLKMVIKEALRLHPPAPLLVPRESIDQCELEGYTVPAKSRVIINAWAIGRDPKYWEAPEEFRPERFEDSTVDFTGSSYEFLPFGAGRRMCPGFNYGLASMELALVGLLYHFDWSLPEGVAEVDMEEAPGLGVRRRTPLMLLATPFVPAAVA; this comes from the exons ATGGACGTGCTTTACGTCCAGGCGCTTGTGATGGCGGCGGTGGCCGTGGCGCTGCTACAGCTGCTGAAAGTGGCCCTGAACCCGATGAGGGAGAGGGCGCCGCCAGGGCCGTGGAAGCTGCCGGTGATCGGCAGCATGCACCACCTGATGAACGTTCTGCCGCACCGCAAGCTGCGGGACCTTGCCGACGCGCACGGCCCGCTGATGATGCTGCAGCTTGGGCAGACGCCGCTGGTGGTGGCTTCGTCCAAGGAGACGGCGCGGCTGGTGCTCAAGACTCACGACAGCAACTTCGCCACGCGGCCCAAGCTCCTCGCCGGCGAGATCGTCGGCTACGAGTGGGCTGACATCCTCTTCTCCCCATCCGGTGACTACTGGCGCAAGCTCCGCCATCTCTGCACCACCGAGATTCTCAGCCCCAAACGCGTGCGCTCCTTCCGCCACATAAGGGAGGACGAG GTGAGGATGCGGGTGGACCAGATCCGCCAGGCGGGGCCGTCGGCGCCGGTGAACCTGAGCGTGATGTTTCACAATGTTACCAACAGCATCGTTGCGCGGGCCGCGTTCGGGAAGAAGCGGAAGAACGCGGCGGAGTTCCAGGCGGCCATCAAGTCCGGTGTGGGCCTGGCGAGCGGCTTCAACATCCCCGACCTCTTCCCGACGTGGACCACTGTGCTGGCCAAGCTGACCGGCATGAAGCGCAGCCTCCAGAGCATCCACAAGACGGTGGACGCCATCCTGCAGGAGATCATCGACGAGAGGAAGGCCGCCCGCATCGAGAGGATCAAGGCCGGCGCCGAGAACGTGGACGAGAACCTCGTGGACGTGCTTATCGGCCTGCAGGAGAAAGGCGGCTTCGGGTTCCACCTGGACAACAGCAGGATGAAGGCCATCATCCTGGACATGTTCGGGGGCGGGACGGGAACATCGGCGTCGGCGATGGAGTGGGGGATGTCGGAGCTGATGCGGAACCCGCGGGTGATGAAGAAGCTGCAGGGCCAAATCCGGGAGGCGTTCAAGGGAAAGGCGGTGGTGACTGAGGCCGACCTGCAGGAGAGCAACCTGCAGTACCTGAAGATGGTGATCAAGGAGGCGCTCCGGCTGCACCCGCCggcgccgctgctggtgccccgggAGAGCATCGACCAATGCGAGCTGGAAGGGTACACGGTGCCGGCCAAGTCGCGCGTGATCATCAACGCGTGGGCCATCGGGCGCGACCCCAAGTACTGGGAAGCACCCGAGGAGTTCCGGCCGGAGCGGTTCGAGGACAGCACGGTGGACTTCACCGGCAGCAGCTACGAGTTCCTCCCGTTCGGCGCCGGCCGCAGGATGTGCCCCGGCTTCAACTACGGGCTGGCCAGCATGGAGCTCGCCCTCGTTGGTCTGCTCTACCACTTCGACTGGTCGCTGCCGGAGGGCGTGGCCGAGGTCGACATGGAGGAGGCCCCGGGCCTCGGCGTGCGCCGCCGCACACCGCTGATGCTCCTCGCCACACCCTTCGTCCCGGCCGCGGTGGCGTAG